The genomic window CCATGTTTTTAAGTATTACCTGCGAACCTGCGAAACATAATGTAGTAATGAATTTGCTGAACATTTCTTTACTCGGTACGATAGGAATAAGATGTATCCTCAACTTAGTCAAGCAGTTTTAACAAATGCTGAGCTTCCTAATTGTTGCCTTAGCCAAGGGTTAATATACAAATAGCCTGCGCAGGAATGGTCTAGTTGATCTAGTTGTCAAAATCAGAAACTAGCTTAAAAAAGTCATACAAGATGGTGGACTAGAGAATAGCAGACTAAAAGAGAGCTACTCTAATAATGGAGCTAGCCAATTGGGTTTCAAGAAGGAAGCTATTGTGAGGTTGCTCATTAGTTTCCAAAGTCAATGAAATTGCGAGATTATTTATGATCGGAGTTTGTGAAAAGACTAGACGGTTCAATGATTAAACACTCTAGGCAGTGAAGCCAGGCTTCATACAAATTAGTGAAACTACAAATCATGGAAATTTTAGGCGTACTCATCGGAACCATTGTAGGAGGACTTATAACTTGGTTCACAACTGCCCATTGGAATAGGCTACAAACGACGTTTGATCTACACCGCGAATTTGACAGTGATGTCATGCATGAATCGAGAATGAGTGCAGACCAGCTCATCAAGGGAAATCCTCACGATACATTGGGTGAGATATACAAGAAAGATCCTGAAAAATCACGTTACTTATGGCAGTTAATAAACTTCTATCGGCGTTTGTCACTTGCAATCAAATATAATCAGGTTAATCCTGATCTGATTCCAGAACTATTCGGTGAAATATTCACTTGGTGGTACATCGTTTGCTTTGAAAACCAGCTACTCGCAGATGAAAAAAATTATTTTTCCCCATCTCGAAAGCAGATTTTTTGGCTAAAGAAGTGGCTTGATACTCACGCAAATAAAACCGAACTCTCTAAATGGACTGCAAATGCTTTAGATGACTTACAGAATTACAGGCAGGGAAATTTTATGTAGGAATTTCTAAAGTTACTCCCTGGTGGTTGTATGCAGACCTCATTGTTTTACCTACCTAAAGAATGCAGTTTGATATAAGCCACTGCACCAGAACATTCATGTCGCTATCAGTTGGCAAAGGCAATCTGTGCTCGGTAGATAGATCCGTTATACAGCTTCACTTCTTGGTAGATGAGAGCAGAACAGAGGCGTCAGGATGTTTCCTACTTTTATCGTATATCCACTGTAAAAGTTTTTACAGTAGATCGTTTGCAGGCCAACTTATACATTGAAACTTTGAACAAAAAAAGAGATCTCTAACATTAAACATGAATTTCAAAAACTTCTCTGAGTTACGTGAGTTTATTCGCCGCTACAATTCAACTTCAGTCTTAGAGACTGGGGCTAAAAGATGTTGGCAAAAGTGGGAAACTCAATACTCAAATCCCTTAGATTGGTTGAAGGGCAATACAGAACGCAATCTTGCTATCCGGCTCATGTTACTAGCTAGCGCCGGTAATCCCTATCGACGCGAGAATATTAGTATTCGGACGTTTGATAATTTGATTAATACTTACTATAACTGGGGTGGGCATACTATTTCAGACACTCATCTTCTCAGGGAAGAATTGAAGGTTCTATCAAGCTCCATCCTACGCTGGGAAATCGACAATGAGAATAAAGTACGCAACTGGTCATTGAAGCTGAGTAATATTTTGGATTTAGAAGTAATTCGTTCTCATATAACTGGTTTATTCGTACAACGTTTAGTGGCTTTCCAAAATGCAGGCTTTGGGTCTCCAGTTTCTCGCATAAATCGAACAATCAAACTAATTGAGGTATTGGACAATCTATCTAACAAAGAGTTTTCAGCTGTTTCTCCAAATCATACAGGCTTGAACCCAATAAGTTACTTTAGGCAGTTTTTAGCCTGTTTGGTTTTGTTTAACCGGTTTTCTGACAGAAAAGGATTTTGTAATTTTTCTCAGCTTTCTAATATGGATGGCGAACTTCAGAAATTGGATGTTACTTCAGAGAGCCTAAAAGTATTTATCAAACAAAATAGTGCACTTTTCTCTGCGCAAACTGATACTTCATTCCGTAGCAAGACCAGCGGAACTCTTAATAGTGTTCCTGACTACTATCAGCCGTTTTTTTTCAACCATTTTCTGGAGATTCCCTTTGTTGAATTGAGTAATGAAGAATTCTGTTTGCCAGATCCTTTTTCTTTTACTGAGTCCTGTTGGAATCAAGTGAGAGGTTTTGTTTTTAAGGGCAGCCATAGAAGAAAACCAGAACAATTATTAAGTCGCGCATTTGAACATTATCTTGAAAATGTACTATTCCCTTTTATTTGTCCTAACTCTTTTGAGAGAATTACTGAAGTCAAAAATCCTAGTTCTAGTAAAGATAAGCGTGCTGATTTTCTCATTAAAACCTCAAACTCCTATATTGTAATAGAATGCAAAAGTAGTGTTATGTCTTCTGATACAAGTGCTTATTTCCAGGCTGATAAACTTGCGGATCTTTGGTGCCGTATTCACTCTGCATCTGAGCAAATTGGTACAACAGTAGAAGCTCTCAATCTCTATGACAAGCCAGTGATTCCTCTCATTATGACTTTCTATGACAGTGTTGCTGCATCCACAGTGTTTGAGGGGATGGTAAGGCAAACTGATTATTGCTCTAGTGTAGGGTTGAATATGCCACCACTTGTACATTCCTTACATGAATTTGAGCATTGGACTTCTGATAGAAGCCTCAATAATTGGTCAGATTTAATTCTCTCGAAACAAAGTACCTATCCTCCTGTACGAGCCGACAACAAGGGACATAATTATGAGCACTTAAATGATATTTCTATTTTTTAAGTTTTATCTAGATCAACTTAAATAAACTGGTAATGAGTGCAGCAGACTATCCTTGATGAAAGAGTGGTTAACTGCATGACTCTTCAACAACTTCAAAACCAGCTACTTGCCCTATCCTCCGCCGAAAAAGCTCAGGCGATCCAAATCTTGGTTGCCAGCCTGAGTGGAACCCGGATCGGTATTGAAAAAACACCAGGAGTGATGGGGGGTGATGCCTGTATCCGTCAAACCCGCATTCCTGTCTGACTACTGGTCAGCCTGCATCAACAGGGAGCCAGCGAAGCTGACTTGCTCGGAGACTATCCCAGCCTCACTGCCAGTGATTGCAAACGCTTGGCTCTATGCAGAAACTTAACCTGATAAAATCAGTGCCGTAATTCAGTGTCAAGAGGCTGCCCACCTGATATTTAGGAAAAATAATTGATGGAGAATGATAGAGAATACGAGATACTACTCAAGCTCCTTGAGATTGACCAAAACAGGATTAGCGCTCTTGATGTTACTAGCTTCACCATAAAAGGTTGGGCTATAACTCTAGTTTCAGCCCTCATTGGTTTTGCCATTCAGCAACACGACAAGCGCTTTCTGGGCATTGGAATTGCTGCCATCACATTTTTTGCCTACTTTGATTTTCGGTATAGAAAAGTTCAACTAAGTCACGTTGAAAGATCGAGCAGCATCCAGAAGCACTTCAAACAATACTATCTAGATCAAGGTTCAAGCCTGAGTGGCGAGCTTGAAAATATATTCAAGTCCTCTCCGAGAAAAGATTTTTGGACACAGTATTTCTTCTCTGTATTCTTATTGTATATATGCATAGAGATCACATTAATTCTTCTCATGTTCGTAACAATATAGGCTGGTTGGGAGGCAAGTCATTGTGGACGAGGTAAGCTGTGTACACCTACTCGTACCAGTAAGAAGGCCACCGTTTAGAAAAATCGAGAAGTGATTATGGAACAAATCGCCAAACTACACATCGAGAAACTGCCTGAAGGAGTCTACCTGGCTACCTCAGACGATATTCCAGGCTTGGTTGCGCAAGGACGTATCGTTGCTGAAACCATTGAAATTCCTCGTGATGTCGCGAAAAAGCTAATTGG from Leptolyngbya sp. FACHB-261 includes these protein-coding regions:
- a CDS encoding DUF433 domain-containing protein; amino-acid sequence: MTLQQLQNQLLALSSAEKAQAIQILVASLSGTRIGIEKTPGVMGGDACIRQTRIPV
- a CDS encoding DUF1902 domain-containing protein, with amino-acid sequence MEQIAKLHIEKLPEGVYLATSDDIPGLVAQGRIVAETIEIPRDVAKKLIGAQTERQSTVSLTNIEDSFDYPLILGV